The following DNA comes from Neofelis nebulosa isolate mNeoNeb1 chromosome 3, mNeoNeb1.pri, whole genome shotgun sequence.
TGAGGATATGATTCCTCCCCCTTATCCCATCATCTTACTACTTTTCCATAAGTAAAAGTTTCCTCTTCTGGTTTGGATCCAGTGATAGTGGGCATGCAAATTAACTGACAACTGACAataactgaaaggagaaaagacaaaatttatttatatgtacaGATGGGAGCTGCCAGTAATGGACAatttgtggaatcactatatatatatatatatatatatatatatatatatatatatatcagtatagCAAAAGGGAGGTTTTCAAGGCTTCAGTAGGAGTGTATGGAAGGTttcatagggttttttttgtgttgtttgggCAGTCTGTCTTCACAGCATCTGAATTCATAAGAAACTCCCTCCAAGCTGTGAATGGCAGCTGTTTTTTTCAAGGAGTCTTTGCTTTAGTCAGAAGGGAATTTCCAATAAGATTTCTTTCTGCATCTTCTGTTCAATGTTTTTActttaaagtaatctttatattttatttttatttataggttatgtttattttatatttatttatttaccaagtGGGTCCCCTCGGTTATTTCCAATATATGAGATTAAGATCAAGGAGTCACATGTTCTCATTTTACCCTGCCCTTCTTCATAGGActctaattaaataataattgggGTTAGGAGTTTTTTCTCTCACTACACTATAATCATTGAGGTTAGGGACTTTGTCATAGTATCTTTGTACCCTGACATCTTGCATGGTGCCCAGCACATGAAACTCaaaaatactgaatgaatgaatgaatgaatgaatggaaatacTTACTGAGGTATAAGATTTATTTCCTTAACTTCTCCAATTCCCAGCTGCCCTTCAGAACCAGCTCCCCATGCGAAGACCCTTCCTTTGTAACAGACAGCAAGGGAGTGTTCCTTTCCACAGCTCACCAGTTCAACACGTAGAGTTTCCAGTGCCTGAATTGGTTCTtcaggaacaaaaacaaaataaaacttctcagAAAGATCACTCAGATTTCTCATCTTTTCCAATGGACTTTTAAATCATGCCCTGACATCCACACTAAAGTTTGAAGGAAAAAAGCTCAATGTGTATTACGCTGTCTGTATGGGAATATGGTTACTATTTAAAAGGATGAGCTTCAGGGGCACCCCGGTGACTCAAGTCagttgacttttgattttggctcagatcatgatcccagtgtcatgagattgagccccatgtcaggctttgcgctgagcatggagcctgcttgggattctctctccctttgaccCCTCCTCTCGCTTTCAATATAGAATAGCATAGCATAGACTAGAATAGGATGAGCTTCATGGAGAAAGGGAACTTGTAGGAACTACGATGCTTGACTTAACAATTCTCTATAAGGATGGTAGCAAAacaaaaggagacagagggaagatGGGATTGCCTCCACTCTCCTCTTCTGACTTTCCTACCCCTGAACAGTGAGAATAGTGAATTCCTTGCTCAGGAGGAAATGGGCAGGGAGCCTGCCTCATGAATGTGAGAGGCAGAAGCCAGATCCTCTCACAAAGAATGCagaaggagcacctggctggctcagtctgtagagcttgtgactctcgatctcagggttgtaggttggagccccacattgggtgcagagattactttaaaaaataaaatcttttttaaaaagtagtaatatGCCTCTCATGAGCCAAAAGTGCCCACAAATGAAAACCTAATCATTTGTAGTGTGATCCCTACCAGTCAATCTAAGctttttccaaagtgtttgtttCTGAATTATTAGAGGTTTTGagttaaatatattacatttattttgaggtaaagagagaaagagagagaaggggaggggaagagagacagggagagagagagaatcccaagaaggctccatgatgccagcacagagtcctgatttggggcttgatcttacaaactgtgatatcatgatgtgtgtcgaaatcaagagttggatacttaactaactgagccacccaggagcctttagttttctttttttaaacctgtgtGATCTTATCCTTATCCTTTTCCATTATTTAGTTTCAAACCATGGGGCAATAAAAAAAATGTCCCAAAGATTCATACACTCATGAAGGCTGAAACTGGTACCACATTCCTAGACAACAATTTGGCATCAAGTATTATGTTGCCCCTCATTTCCACCTAAAAGGGATTGGGATATGCCATCCCAAAATATTCCACTTGAGCAATTTTTGGAGTTGAAGGCAACTGAAAATCAAGAGAAGCAGGAAgagttctctgccctcccctcatCCACCTAAAAGCAGAGCATAAAATTTCCTTGTAAAGATGTACCCCCTCTTCCATACTAGGAAGAGAAGAGTAACTCTTATCATTAGAGGTGGCACTAAGATGAGTCTGTATAGACAGCTCTTACCAAAATAacccttttctttcattaatctcTCTCATACATTTCCTAGTCACTTCCCCACAACTGATCATCCTTCAAAGTCCAAAACCCCTTTTCTTTGCTAAAATGGCATATAAGTCCCTGAATCTAATCACTTCTTGagtttcccttcttttctgtGAACTCCTGtgcacataaaatattaataaaattgtatGCTTTTTCTCATGTTAATCTGTCTTTATCAGCTTAGTTCGTAGGCCTTCAGAACAAGAACTAATAGGGTAGAGAAGTTTTTCCTCCCAGACACAACACTTGGGATTATTCTAGGTAAGTAATCAGAAATATGGTCAAATAATGGCAatcacagtattatttataaaaatccctaattagaaaaaaaacaaaaacctaatttctaacaaagaaaaataattaaattgcaCTGTTAAAGCCTAGAATGTTAtgcaataatttaaaatgtattttccaaaagtACACAATAAGGgggacctgggtagctcagttgagccaccaactctggatttcagctcagcccatgatctcagggttggtgagatggagccccgcgtggggctctgtgctgatgactctgcttgggattctctctcctctctctctctctctctctctctctctctctctctctctctcttcccctcccccactcgagctgtctctctcaaaataaataaacattaaaaaaaatcataataaaagggCAATGTTCATGATATGTTTCATAAGAGCGCAATTTACAGAGCTGCATAATACTGTGTATACAAAACTATATAATGACatgcttttataaaattaaatgtatgatagaaaaaagtgaaaaaagaaatgcatcaaAATTTTAGTAGTTGTCTTTGGGTATAGGAATTATAGGCaatttcttttcctgtgttaTAATGATCAGTAATGGTAAAAAtgctattatgtattttattaaaaaaaaaaaaaaaagacgccgTGGGCTATTTCTGAGAGTTAGAGGTGTTTCGCCCATAAACCAGTTTGGAAAGTCGTTCTGATCAGCCCAGATAGATTCGCTCAGGCAAGGACTAGTATGGAAAGGCTTAGTGGGAAGTACCACGTCTCTTTTTAAAGGAACGCGGTCCCGTTAGTTTCGCTGTCAGTTTCGCTTTGAAGATGAACTGGAAACCGAAAACAACCGAGCATCTGGAAAACGAAACTGACGAAGTTGCGCGCGAAGGTGTGGAGCAACTTTTCCCCGCCTCTGGAGGCCCAGGGGACCCGGGATTCCCAGCAGCATCCCCTGCCTGGCCCCCCGCCCCTCACCTTTGCCCCGGGCACTTACTTGGCTGCTCCTCGCGCTGCAAGCCTCTCCGCCCCAGCTGGCCCCGGCTGTTGTCCCCGCATGAGTGCACAGCGCCGTCGCTCAGCAGCAGCAGCGAGTGGCGCTCCCCGCTGGCGGCCTGCCGAAGCTCGGGACCGCCCCGGGCCGCAGGCCTCCGGCGCAGAGGTCCTTTGGAGCTGGCGCCCCAGCACAGGTACATCCCGCTCCCGCGCCCGGCCTCCAGTGGCTGTGCGTTAAGCCTGGACCGGCTCGCCAAGGTTAGtgacaggctgtgtgctgattTGCCGGAAACCTGGAGGCTAGGAGGAACAGCCCGAGTCTGATAACATCAGGGAGTCCGACTCCCCACCCCGCAGCAGCACCGCCCTGGCACCCTTAGTCATCGAGCACCCTGGCCAATGGCTTTTGTGGATCAAACGTGACCCTCGACtgctgaggagcagagagggactCCAGAGGAAGAGCTTCTGGATTTACTTACATACTAGCTAAGTCATTTAtgagctgtgtgattttgggcaAGTTGCCTAAGGAATCCGTGCCTCAGCTACCACGGCAATGAGAATGTGGAGAGTAATACAGCAAATCTAATGTTAGGGTAATTTAACAGATAATACATAATGTTAGAATAATGCCTAGGATGCTTAATAAAAGCATCCGAAGCATTTCCTAAGCTGTTTTTGGCACTGGTAATGCAAAATCCTCATGGTACTAACATTCTGTTTATAAACAGGTAAATAGTATAATGTCAAGTGACAACATGAAGAAATATAACAGTAAAGTAATAGTGGGGTCAGAAggaagttgtattttttaaatacttatttctttattaaggtctatttattttgaaagagagagactgcatgagtgggggaggggcggcggggagagagaatcccaagcaggttctgcactgccagtatggagcctgactAGGGATTCGGAGGGCCTGAAGtgacaaccatgagatcatgacctgagccgaaatcaagagtcagaagcttaaccagctgagccacccaggcatcccgggAACTTGTATTTTTTGATAAGATTTCAGAGAACACTTCTCTgatgaagtgacatttgagcagggaGCTTAGGGGACATGGGACATGAGGGAATGAATCATGTTCATATCTAATGGCAGAGGGTGAAGGAGAGCAgttggaaggtttttttgttttttggtttttttttttaagaaaagcagtTGTTAGTATTTAATGAACCTCTCTCCATGTGACTTCAGGCTACCAGGACACAGGCTCCCCCCACGCCTTTAATCTCCTCAGCTCTTCTACTGAAGAATTTGGCCTTCACGATGACAGGCTGTTTGGGGAGCTTTCCCTTTCCCAATACTTTGTAGTAGCCCGATCGCACCGCATCAGTGATAGGAGCAGCTCCAGTCTTGTTTTTGGCAGCATTTACCCGTGTCTGCTCACTGACCAAGGTCCACAGTTTATCAAGGTTAACAGTTGGATAGAAGCTCTGGTTCCTTTTTAAGTGGTAATGCCTCACACcaacttttccaaagtgacttGGATGATATTTGTCAAAGTTGATCCTGTGGTGATGCATGCCGCCAGCATTATCCCGGCCTCCTGGGTGCTTCCAGTGCTTGCCGATGCGGCCGTGGCCATGGCTCACGTGGCCCCAAAGTTTCCGGGTCTTTCTCAGTCTGGATGGCATGTCAGCAGCCTAGAAGAAAGAGCACAGTTGGAAGGTCTTGAAGagagaagtgacatgatctgactttaGTTTTAAAAGATTCCTTCTGACTGCCATGTAGAATATAATAGAACAAAAATGGAAGCAGAAAATCCAGTTAGGAGAGGCTGCTGTAGGAGGCCAGGTTGGAAGGATGCCCTTGGGACTAAGGCAGTACcctagaaggaaggagagaagaaatgaacacATTCAAGATGTTTTGAAAGAGTCCACAGATTTGCTGATGGgttggaagaaggaggagagaaaaaaagaaagggatgagGATTATTCCAAGGTTGGCCTGAACAGCTGGGTGAATGGTAGTTCCCTTTCTTGGCATGGGGAAGCCTGAGTGAGGCTTCACTTTGGGGCTGGTGGGTCAGGAGTCCAGTCTGGTATTAACTGTGGGATGCTTGATATATAAGGAGGCAATAGGATTAACTGTTTTGGAGTTGTGCAGAGGAGTCAGGGTGGAGTCATAAAATTGAGAGTCTCAGTGTAGAAAGGATACTTAAAGCCAGATGGGGGATTGAGATCACTCAGTGGGAGGTGAATGTGGCTAGCCTATAACAGAGGACGGATCCTAGAAGGAAGACCAGGAAGGGTGGCATGTACCAAGCAGGTGACGAATAAGGGAATGATCATCTTTGACAATTGCTTGTTGAGCAAGATATGGATTGAGTATTGATCTTTAGGTTTGGCAAAATAGAGGTCGTTGGTGACTATGACAATGTTAGCCATCATTGGCattactgtttcatttttatttttacttttttaagtttatgtatttattttgacagtgagagagagggagtgcataatacatgtacaagcaggggaggggggaggtgg
Coding sequences within:
- the LOC131507339 gene encoding large ribosomal subunit protein uL15-like, producing MPSRLRKTRKLWGHVSHGHGRIGKHWKHPGGRDNAGGMHHHRINFDKYHPSHFGKVGVRHYHLKRNQSFYPTVNLDKLWTLVSEQTRVNAAKNKTGAAPITDAVRSGYYKVLGKGKLPKQPVIVKAKFFSRRAEEIKGVGGACVLVA